The Apus apus isolate bApuApu2 chromosome 8, bApuApu2.pri.cur, whole genome shotgun sequence genome has a window encoding:
- the KCNJ13 gene encoding inward rectifier potassium channel 13 — protein MRRDTIESNNTKASAPLLTQRYLRMVTKDGHSTLQMDGAQRKGLAYLRDAWGILMDMRWRWMMLVFSASFVIHWLVFAVLWYLLAEMNGDLELDHDAPPDNHTICVKYITSFTAAFSFSLETQLTIGYGTMFPSGDCPSAIALLAIQMVLGLMLEAFITGAFVAKIARPKNRAFSIRFTRSAVVTRTEGKPLLTFQVANTRSSPLTSVQISAILYQEQENGQLHQTSIDFHLDSLTSDECPFFIFPLTYYHSITPSSPLAALLQREAAHHFELVVFLSAVQEGTGETCQRRTSYLPSEIMLYHRFAPVLARNAKGEYQIKMENFDKTIPELPAAADSKSPRRTDKEISINGQHADSFQLSETGLTE, from the exons aTGAGAAGAGATACAATAGAGAGCAATAACACCAAGGCCAGTGCCCCCCTCCTGACCCAAAGATACCTGAGGATGGTCACTAAGGATGGACACAGCACACTCCAGATGGATGGTGCCCAAAGAAAAGGTCTGGCATACCTCCGGGATGCATGGGGAATACTAATGGACATGCGCTGGAGATGGATGATGCTGGTCTTCTCAGCTTCCTTTGTCATTCACTGGCTAGTCTTTGCAGTGCTTTGGTATTTACTGGCTGAGATGAACGGGGACCTGGAGCTGGACCATGATGCTCCACCTGACAACCACACTATATGTGTCAAGTACATCACCAGTTTTAcagctgctttctccttctccctggAGACACAACTCACCATCGGGTATGGCACCATGTTCCCAAGTGGGGACTGTCCCAGTGCTATTGCCCTGCTTGCAATACAGATGGTCCTGGGGCTCATGCTGGAAGCCTTCATCACAG GTGCTTTCGTGGCCAAGATCGCCCGGCCCAAGAACCGGGCCTTCTCCATCCGCTTCACGCGCTCGGCCGTCGTGACGCGCACGGAGGGCAAGCCCCTCCTCACCTTCCAGGTGGCCAATACCCGCTCCAGCCCGCTGACCAGCGTCCAGATCTCCGCTATACTTTATCAAGAGCAGGAGAACGGGCAGCTGCACCAAACGAGCATTGACTTCCACCTAGACAGCCTTACTTCAGACGAGTGtccttttttcatctttccacTCACTTACTACCATTCCATCACTCCATCCAgccccctggctgccctgctccaaAGAGAAGCTGCCCACCATTTTGAGCTGGTCGTCTTCCTCTCAGCTGTGCAGGAGGGCACAGGAGAAACGTGCCAGAGGAGAACATCCTACCTGCCCTCAGAGATCATGCTGTACCATCGCTTCGCCCCTGTGCTAGCCCGCAATGCCAAAGGTGAATATCAGATCAAGATGGAGAATTTTGACAAGACCATTCCtgagctcccagctgcagctgactCAAAGAGTCCGAGAAGGACTGACAAGGAGATCAGCATCAATGGACAGCATGCTGACAGCTTCCAGCTCTCCGAGACTGGCCTCACAGAATAG